A window from Clupea harengus chromosome 14, Ch_v2.0.2, whole genome shotgun sequence encodes these proteins:
- the LOC105905056 gene encoding striatin-3, translated as MRTCFYTTKQATSSGHALNKSSRVLERRPEYLEYRVCVCVCVHYGSVSVSSLLRGVACCLLILSSRLLLFLAEPLPYPSGGGKSFLLSSEDGLESVLGLGDLADLTVANDEAEYSYDLPTNKDAFRKTWNPKYTLRSHFDGVRALAFHPVEPVLVTVSEDHTLKLWNLQKTVPAKKSASLDVEPIYTFRAHVGPVLSLAVSSSGEHCFSGGIDSTIQWWNMPSSNVDPYDTYDPSVLAGSLLGHTDAVWGLTYSGIKNRLLSCSADGTVRLWNPKEKTSCLTTYNVEKEHGIPTAVDFTGCDPAHMVTSFNTGNAIIYDLETSQPIVVFPAQGESTLPAGNHINKVVSHPTLPVTVTAHEDRHIKFFDNKSGKLIHAMVAHLDAVTCLAVDPNGIYLMSGSHDSSVRLWNLDSKTCVQEITAHRKKSDESIYDVAFHPSKAYIASAGADALAKVFV; from the exons ATGAGGACATGCTTCTACACCACCAAGCAAGCTACATCCTCAGGACACGCCCTTAACAAGTCTAGTCGGGTGCTGGAGCGGAGACCGGAGTATTTGGAATACC gtgtgtgtgtgtgtgtgtgtgtgcattatgggagtgtaagtgtgagttcCCTTCTCCGAGGTGTGGCATGTTGTTTACTGATCCTCTCCTCTCGGCTGCTCCTATTCTTAGCTGAGCCCTTGCCGTACCCATCCGGAGGGGGCAAGTCGTTCCTGCTGAGCTCCGAGGACGGCCTGGAGAGCGTGTTGGGCCTGGGAGACCTGGCAGACCTCACCGTGGCCAACGACGAGGCCGAATACAGCTATGAT CTGCCGACCAATAAGGACGCTTTCAGGAAGACGTGGAACCCCAAGTACACGCTGCGCAGCCACTTTGACGGGGTGCGCGCCCTGGCCTTCCACCCCGTGGAGCCCGTGCTGGTCACCGTCTCTGAAGACCACACACTCAAGCTGTGGAACCTGCAGAAGACGGTCCCCGCCAAAAA AAGTGCCTCTCTTGATGTGGAGCCCATCTACACCTTCAGAGCCCATGT tggGCCTGTGCTCTCCTTGGCGGTCAGCTCCAGCGGAGAGCACTGTTTCAGTGGTGGCATCGACTCGACCATTCAGTGGTGGAACATGCCCAGCTCCAACGTCGACCCATACGACACCTACG ACCCTAGTGTTCTGGCAGGCTCTCTGCTCGGGCACACAGATGCGGTGTGGGGCCTGACCTACAGTGGCATCAAGAACCGGCTGCTGTCCTGTTCTGCCGACGGAACCGTGCGGCTCTGGAACCCCAAGGAGAAGACCTCCTGCCTCACCACCTACAATGTAGAGAAAG AACACGGTATCCCCACGGCAGTGGACTTCACAGGCTGTGACCCTGCGCACATGGTGACGTCCTTCAACACGGGCAATGCCATCATCTACGACCTGGAGACGTCCCAGCCCATCGTAGTGTTCCCCGCTCAGGGCGAGAGCA CTCTGCCCGCCGGTAACCACATCAACAAGGTGGTGAGCCACCCCACACTGCCCGTCACGGTCACTGCCCACGAGGACCGGCACATCAAATTCTTTGACAACAAATCGG GGAAACTCATCCATGCCATGGTGGCTCACTTAGACGCTGTCACCTGCTTGGCAGTGGACCCCAATGGCATCTACCTGATGTCAGGaa gccatGACAGTTCAGTGCGCCTGTGGAACTTGGACAGCAAGACGTGCGTGCAGGAGATCACCGCCCACCGGAAGAAGTCGGACGAGAGCATCTACGACGTGGCCTTCCACCCGTCCAAGGCCTACATCGCCAGCGCCGGGGCGGACGCGCTCGCCAAAGTCTTCGTGTAG